Proteins from a genomic interval of Stenotrophomonas sp. 24(2023):
- a CDS encoding class I SAM-dependent methyltransferase, with protein MDKTYDAAYFQRWYRRADIGGAARLARKVALAVATAEYYLERPVRSVLDIGCGEGAWRAPLLKLRPKVEYLGFDSSEYAVRRYGRTRNLHLAGFGDFAWLRPCAPVDLLVCSDVMHYVPNRELRAGLAGLAELTGGVAFLETFAAEDDFEGDHEGFQPRPARWYRRELGRHGLQPAGSHCWLGPALAGDAAALERM; from the coding sequence ATGGACAAGACCTACGACGCCGCCTATTTCCAGCGCTGGTACCGCCGCGCCGACATCGGTGGCGCCGCGCGCCTGGCCCGCAAGGTGGCCCTGGCCGTGGCCACGGCCGAGTACTACCTCGAGCGGCCGGTGCGCAGCGTGCTGGACATCGGCTGCGGCGAAGGCGCCTGGCGCGCACCGCTGCTGAAGCTGCGTCCGAAGGTCGAGTATCTGGGCTTTGACAGCAGCGAGTACGCTGTGCGCCGCTACGGACGCACCCGCAACCTGCACCTGGCCGGTTTCGGGGATTTCGCCTGGCTGCGCCCCTGCGCACCGGTGGACCTGCTGGTCTGCTCGGACGTGATGCACTACGTGCCCAACCGCGAACTGCGTGCGGGCCTGGCCGGGCTGGCCGAGCTGACCGGGGGCGTGGCGTTCCTGGAAACCTTCGCCGCCGAGGATGACTTCGAGGGCGACCACGAGGGCTTCCAGCCCCGCCCGGCGCGCTGGTACCGGCGCGAGCTGGGTCGCCACGGCCTGCAGCCGGCAGGGTCGCACTGCTGGCTCGGCCCCGCCCTGGCAGGCGATGCGGCGGCCCTTGAAAGGATGTGA